From a region of the Armatimonas rosea genome:
- a CDS encoding phytanoyl-CoA dioxygenase family protein, which produces MTTDIDFFFREGYLHVPGIFTPDEVAALRAKTDACFENREQLDPKFISYVYGAFVLRRGAEYDPLFASLVERPEIQALASAALGPQPAFNALNVIRNEPGQAISLWHVDDVLELPLPDDIPRFDARIRLPVLWLTIQVALSDIETLEHGPTQFVPGSHYSGRKPPRDEESPTFEGRGPVPVFCKAGDVYLTNHQCWHRGAPNLSERTRYVLQLQYATRWADRRFRGVA; this is translated from the coding sequence GTGACCACAGACATCGATTTTTTCTTTCGTGAGGGCTACCTGCACGTCCCGGGGATCTTCACCCCCGACGAAGTCGCGGCGCTACGGGCCAAGACCGATGCGTGCTTTGAAAACCGGGAGCAGCTCGACCCGAAGTTTATCTCCTATGTCTATGGGGCGTTTGTGCTCCGGCGCGGCGCGGAGTACGACCCGCTCTTTGCAAGCTTGGTCGAGCGCCCCGAGATTCAAGCTCTGGCAAGCGCCGCGCTGGGGCCACAGCCTGCCTTCAATGCCCTCAATGTGATCCGCAACGAGCCCGGTCAGGCGATCTCGCTCTGGCATGTCGATGATGTGCTGGAGCTGCCCCTCCCCGACGATATCCCGCGCTTCGATGCCCGGATTCGTCTCCCCGTGCTCTGGCTGACGATCCAGGTGGCCCTTAGCGATATCGAGACCCTGGAGCACGGCCCGACCCAGTTTGTGCCGGGGAGCCACTACTCGGGACGAAAGCCGCCACGCGACGAGGAGAGCCCTACCTTTGAGGGCCGTGGCCCGGTGCCCGTGTTCTGCAAGGCGGGGGATGTCTACCTCACCAACCACCAGTGCTGGCACCGCGGAGCGCCCAACCTCTCGGAGCGGACGCGCTATGTCCTCCAACTCCAGTACGCCACCCGCTGGGCCGACCGGCGCTTCCGTGGCGTGGCTTGA
- a CDS encoding sulfatase family protein, translating into MPATLPNIVVILADDLGYGDLSCYNPASKIPTPHLDALAREGVRATDSHAPASVCSPTRYAMLTGRYAWRGLLKNGVVAPWGKPILERERLNLATLLRSHGYATGCFGKWHLGLGWETKDGAPPKGVNAGPTNVDLTKRIADGPLERGFDTYFGVDLPNFPPYCFIEGDHTVGVPTRHTEKEGQINRPGPILEGWKLEEILPTVAQRTVAWLEKVSKDTEKPFFLYLPLTSPHFPIVPSKEWQGRTKAGPYGDFVAQTDAVVGDVLAALKRLGREKDTLVIFTSDNGPEVAAEVGIGAYERIEKFHHDSRGGLRGVKRDMWEGGHRVPFIARWPGKIRPGSECKETICHVDLLATVAGILGTKLPLNAGEDSVDLLPALQGKPGKRRTIPTVHQAASGKFAIRKGDWVFIDAPSGNDNGKGEPEALRPSPPHNLPGELFSLKDDPAERTNRYAERPELVRELKALLERAKSEGRTAPG; encoded by the coding sequence ATGCCTGCGACGTTGCCTAATATTGTTGTGATCCTTGCCGATGACCTTGGCTACGGGGACCTGAGCTGCTACAACCCTGCCTCGAAGATCCCGACCCCGCACCTGGATGCCCTCGCCCGCGAGGGGGTCCGTGCCACCGACTCCCACGCCCCCGCATCGGTGTGCTCTCCCACACGCTACGCGATGCTCACGGGGCGCTATGCCTGGCGGGGCCTGCTGAAGAACGGGGTGGTCGCACCCTGGGGTAAGCCGATCTTGGAGCGCGAGCGGCTCAATCTCGCGACCCTGCTCCGTAGTCACGGCTACGCCACGGGGTGCTTTGGCAAGTGGCACCTGGGCCTTGGCTGGGAGACCAAAGACGGTGCCCCGCCCAAGGGGGTGAACGCGGGACCCACCAATGTCGATCTCACCAAGCGCATCGCCGACGGCCCACTGGAGCGGGGCTTCGACACGTACTTTGGGGTCGATCTTCCCAACTTCCCCCCGTACTGCTTTATCGAGGGCGACCACACGGTCGGGGTGCCCACGCGCCACACGGAGAAAGAGGGGCAGATCAACCGCCCCGGCCCGATCCTCGAGGGCTGGAAGCTGGAGGAGATCCTCCCCACGGTCGCCCAGCGTACGGTGGCGTGGCTGGAAAAAGTCAGCAAGGACACCGAGAAGCCCTTCTTTCTCTACCTCCCGCTCACCTCCCCCCACTTCCCTATCGTCCCTTCCAAAGAGTGGCAAGGCCGAACCAAGGCCGGGCCCTACGGCGACTTTGTCGCCCAGACCGATGCCGTGGTAGGGGATGTCCTCGCGGCGCTCAAGCGGCTCGGGAGAGAGAAAGACACGCTTGTGATCTTCACGTCGGACAATGGCCCCGAGGTCGCCGCCGAGGTGGGGATCGGGGCCTACGAGCGTATCGAGAAGTTCCACCACGACAGCCGGGGTGGGCTCCGTGGGGTCAAGCGGGACATGTGGGAGGGCGGCCACCGGGTGCCTTTTATCGCTCGCTGGCCCGGTAAGATTCGCCCGGGGTCGGAGTGTAAGGAGACCATCTGCCATGTCGATCTGCTCGCGACAGTCGCGGGAATCTTGGGCACCAAGCTCCCCCTAAATGCGGGCGAGGATAGTGTCGATCTGCTACCCGCGCTCCAGGGGAAGCCCGGTAAGCGCCGGACGATCCCCACGGTGCACCAAGCCGCATCGGGGAAGTTTGCGATCCGCAAGGGTGACTGGGTCTTTATCGATGCCCCCAGCGGCAACGACAATGGCAAGGGCGAGCCCGAGGCGCTGCGCCCCAGCCCGCCCCACAACCTGCCGGGGGAGCTGTTCTCCCTCAAAGACGATCCTGCGGAGCGCACGAACCGCTACGCCGAGCGCCCGGAGCTCGTGCGGGAGCTCAAGGCGCTGCTGGAGCGCGCCAAGTCCGAGGGACGCACCGCGCCGGGGTAA
- a CDS encoding tetratricopeptide repeat protein, with amino-acid sequence MKATHETRQRMLLAATGLLTPVVMFLAWGLFDRFAPRPQPSKLDFRRDAMTREESFKYGQLRATLLEAARRRDWGKVLLKAGEACGSECPSRIAALQAEAHWRTGQRQKAAQLWEPLLNSSSVAFQADFLALRGDLSGYKQYVSSMVPDLDPHRVNDTAWAAVILPRVLDSYASSVELAQKAVEAARTAPETQQELGNALNTLGVALYRAGRYDEAQARLEESQKSTPEMANTVFLALCYHQRKDDKKAQELADTYYQYLYDSLPEDNQTRPEYLLFEQELRAVVPPSKKVKTL; translated from the coding sequence ATGAAAGCCACCCATGAGACGCGGCAACGGATGCTCCTTGCGGCGACCGGCCTGCTGACTCCGGTTGTCATGTTCCTCGCTTGGGGCCTCTTTGACCGGTTTGCGCCTCGTCCGCAGCCTTCCAAGCTCGATTTCCGGCGGGATGCCATGACACGGGAAGAGAGCTTCAAGTACGGGCAGCTCCGGGCGACCCTCCTGGAGGCGGCTCGGCGGCGGGACTGGGGGAAGGTGCTCCTCAAGGCGGGAGAGGCCTGTGGCTCGGAGTGCCCCTCGCGGATCGCTGCCCTCCAGGCGGAGGCCCACTGGCGCACGGGGCAGCGCCAGAAAGCAGCCCAGCTCTGGGAGCCGCTTCTGAACTCCTCGAGTGTTGCCTTTCAAGCGGACTTCCTGGCGCTCCGCGGCGACCTGAGCGGCTATAAACAGTACGTCTCTAGCATGGTCCCCGATCTCGACCCGCACCGGGTCAACGACACCGCGTGGGCAGCGGTGATCCTGCCGCGGGTGCTTGATAGCTACGCGAGCAGTGTCGAGCTGGCGCAGAAGGCCGTGGAGGCGGCGCGGACTGCCCCTGAGACACAGCAGGAGCTGGGCAATGCGCTCAATACCCTTGGGGTGGCGCTCTACCGCGCGGGCCGCTACGACGAAGCCCAGGCGCGGCTGGAGGAGAGCCAGAAAAGCACGCCCGAGATGGCCAACACGGTCTTTTTAGCGCTCTGCTACCACCAGCGCAAGGACGATAAAAAAGCACAGGAGCTTGCGGATACCTACTACCAGTACCTCTACGACTCCCTCCCAGAAGACAACCAAACCCGACCGGAGTACCTCCTGTTTGAGCAAGAGCTACGCGCCGTGGTACCTCCTTCCAAGAAAGTAAAGACCCTGTGA
- a CDS encoding MFS transporter: protein MTSSASASDAPRASLLVLGTAAFLVQADSRVVDPLLKIIAGDFHVTKEGASIALTLYAFAYGLFQLFYGPLGDRIGKLKVMAAALGAFSLTELAGTFMPSLPLFTVLRFLTGMCAAAVIPLSLGYIGDKFPASERQITLGRFMSALMLGQILGSALGGVFGDYLSWRVIYRVFAGISLVMTLLLLRESQRVPEAPRPERKFSFAPYLTLWAKPMTRVVLVVAFIEGFFIFGGLPFLGASLRERFDLSYKTIGLLLGCFGIGGLIYSASVKKLVPKIGELGTLLLGGSLLLIGYSLIGWLPVWWLFVPAIVIFGMGYYTMHGPIQTRATELAPEMRGTAVALFAFAFFLGQAAGPAVMGQVLKHGGYGVGFPLAGAGLFVLALVARSLFGAGSKAAR from the coding sequence GTGACCTCCTCCGCCTCCGCGTCTGATGCCCCGCGTGCCTCGCTCCTGGTGCTGGGAACCGCCGCCTTTCTCGTCCAAGCCGACTCCCGCGTGGTCGATCCACTCCTGAAGATTATCGCGGGGGACTTTCATGTCACGAAAGAGGGGGCCAGTATCGCGCTGACCCTCTATGCCTTTGCCTACGGGCTCTTCCAGCTCTTCTACGGCCCGCTGGGGGATCGGATTGGCAAGCTCAAGGTGATGGCGGCCGCCCTGGGAGCGTTCTCGCTCACCGAGCTGGCCGGGACCTTTATGCCCAGCCTCCCGCTCTTCACCGTCCTGCGCTTTCTCACGGGCATGTGCGCCGCCGCGGTGATCCCACTCTCCTTGGGCTATATCGGCGATAAGTTCCCCGCCAGTGAGCGCCAGATCACGCTGGGGCGCTTCATGAGTGCGCTGATGCTCGGGCAGATCCTGGGGAGTGCTCTGGGAGGAGTCTTCGGCGACTACCTGAGCTGGCGGGTGATCTACCGGGTCTTTGCAGGGATCTCGCTGGTCATGACCCTGCTCCTGCTCCGCGAGAGCCAGCGCGTCCCCGAGGCACCGCGCCCGGAGCGAAAGTTCTCGTTTGCGCCCTACCTCACCCTCTGGGCCAAGCCCATGACCCGCGTGGTGCTGGTTGTGGCCTTTATCGAGGGCTTCTTTATCTTCGGGGGCCTGCCGTTTCTGGGGGCCTCACTCCGGGAGCGCTTCGATCTCTCGTACAAGACCATCGGGCTTCTCCTGGGCTGCTTTGGGATCGGGGGCTTGATCTACAGCGCGAGTGTCAAGAAGCTAGTGCCCAAGATCGGGGAGCTCGGGACCCTGCTCCTGGGCGGCTCGCTCTTACTTATCGGCTACTCGCTCATTGGCTGGCTTCCGGTCTGGTGGCTCTTTGTTCCCGCGATTGTGATCTTTGGGATGGGCTACTACACCATGCACGGCCCGATCCAGACCCGCGCCACCGAGCTCGCCCCGGAGATGCGGGGCACCGCCGTGGCGCTCTTTGCCTTCGCGTTCTTTCTGGGGCAGGCTGCCGGTCCCGCTGTGATGGGGCAGGTGCTCAAGCACGGGGGCTACGGGGTCGGGTTCCCGCTCGCGGGGGCAGGGCTCTTTGTCTTGGCCTTGGTGGCACGGTCGCTGTTCGGGGCGGGGAGCAAGGCGGCCCGCTAG
- a CDS encoding HNH endonuclease encodes MSRTYISQILRRQVSERARRCCEYCLLHEDDATISHEVDHIVAEKHGGLTILDNLAYACFLCNSNKGSDLASLSLTGELARFFNPRTDIWSQHFRIVGELIVPTTAIGEATERIFQFNTPERCEERWGLQVLNRFPTG; translated from the coding sequence GTGAGCCGTACCTACATTTCCCAGATACTTCGTCGGCAAGTCAGTGAACGTGCACGACGGTGTTGTGAGTATTGCCTGCTTCACGAAGACGATGCGACGATCTCCCATGAGGTCGATCATATCGTGGCGGAGAAGCATGGTGGACTCACTATTCTTGACAACCTGGCCTATGCCTGCTTTCTCTGCAATAGTAACAAAGGCAGTGACCTCGCTTCCCTATCCTTGACGGGTGAGCTGGCGCGATTCTTTAATCCACGCACCGATATTTGGAGTCAGCACTTTCGCATTGTTGGGGAGCTGATCGTGCCCACGACTGCGATTGGGGAAGCCACGGAGCGCATCTTTCAGTTCAATACCCCGGAGCGTTGCGAAGAACGCTGGGGACTTCAAGTGCTAAATCGCTTCCCGACAGGTTAG
- a CDS encoding family 78 glycoside hydrolase catalytic domain, which produces MQSTALTAVNLRCEYRSNPLGIDSLAPRLSWELRTSQNGERQTAYQVLATTSKDGGGSVLWDSGRVVGSDSIQVAYAGKKLASGQRVFWRVRAWNKADQPGPWSREASFEMGLLTPSDWSGAQWIRDPKPAPENPYADDPLPLFGKSFVLPRAVRSARLFVTGLGYFEASVNGTNPSDATLEPGWTNYEKRVYYRTLDVTKLLKRGENALEVLVGNGWWHPLPLVMFGGAAFLPKTLPTGRPRCIAKLEIELSDGTKQTVVTDTSWSVRDSALRFQNNYIGEVWDAREAGKGLARQAVLATEPVGPLQCEPQPPIKVIGTRRASVLSELKPGVFLLDAGVNQAGRVRLTLKNTKPGQKLVLRYGELLHKDGTLNPMTGVCGQIKGGNKERHSAPKDSERPHIPAIQEDVFLCAGAAEETFQTHFVFRGFRYLEVSGVTEKPTALVQSMAASVESAGEFSCSEPLLNQIQEVTRRTFLSNLFSVQSDCPHREKFGYGGDIVATRDAFLYNFDMAALYAKIVTDYADAARPDGSLPDTAPYVGLQYCGVGWPMAFPLLQTELLRYYGETRLIEAHYATLARWLAGTDGKKGLTDHEARVGSPEEATLPLLYAECARMAEKLALLLGKRGDAAKWRTLAKTTTEAYQRAFPDAPPTQAALAYALEYGKLDSTAEQRTLERLLADLRAHEGHVTTGIYGTKFMFDALSRLGHAEAAYTFATKKTVPSWGAMIAGGATTLWEHWEFSDNTFSHNHPMFGSISAWFFAWLGGIQPAHDAIGFDKIELRPQFVAGLTQVKASYKSLRGPIKVEWRRTGAKLALSVELPVGCTATLHLPDGTTKALESGKHSVVVAAP; this is translated from the coding sequence ATGCAATCAACGGCACTGACGGCGGTGAACCTGCGCTGCGAGTATCGCAGCAACCCCTTGGGGATCGACTCTCTGGCTCCACGGCTCTCCTGGGAGCTGCGGACGTCGCAAAATGGCGAGCGGCAGACCGCCTACCAGGTGCTCGCGACCACCAGCAAAGACGGCGGTGGGAGCGTGCTCTGGGACTCGGGGCGGGTGGTAGGAAGCGACTCGATCCAGGTGGCCTACGCGGGCAAGAAGCTCGCGAGTGGTCAGCGGGTCTTCTGGCGCGTGCGGGCCTGGAACAAGGCCGACCAGCCGGGGCCGTGGAGCCGCGAGGCGAGCTTTGAGATGGGCCTGCTGACGCCTTCGGACTGGAGCGGGGCGCAGTGGATCCGAGACCCGAAGCCCGCCCCCGAGAATCCCTACGCCGACGATCCCCTGCCGCTGTTTGGGAAGAGCTTCGTCCTGCCGCGTGCGGTGCGGTCTGCGCGGTTGTTCGTGACCGGGCTGGGGTACTTTGAGGCGAGTGTGAACGGCACCAACCCTAGCGATGCGACCCTGGAGCCGGGCTGGACCAACTACGAAAAGCGGGTCTACTACCGGACGCTTGATGTCACCAAGCTCCTCAAGCGCGGCGAGAACGCCCTCGAAGTTCTGGTGGGCAATGGCTGGTGGCACCCCCTGCCGCTGGTCATGTTCGGCGGCGCGGCGTTCCTGCCCAAGACCCTCCCGACCGGGCGGCCGCGCTGCATCGCCAAGCTGGAGATCGAGCTGAGCGATGGCACGAAACAAACCGTTGTCACCGACACGAGCTGGAGCGTGCGCGACAGTGCCCTGCGCTTCCAGAACAACTACATCGGGGAGGTCTGGGATGCGCGGGAGGCGGGCAAGGGGCTCGCGCGGCAAGCTGTTTTAGCGACCGAGCCGGTCGGCCCGCTCCAGTGCGAGCCCCAGCCGCCCATCAAGGTGATCGGGACACGTCGCGCAAGTGTGCTCAGTGAGCTCAAGCCGGGTGTCTTTCTGCTCGATGCGGGTGTGAATCAAGCGGGGCGGGTGCGGCTGACACTGAAGAACACCAAGCCCGGACAGAAGCTCGTGCTGCGCTACGGGGAGCTGCTCCACAAAGACGGCACCCTGAACCCGATGACGGGGGTCTGTGGGCAGATCAAGGGGGGGAATAAAGAGCGCCATAGCGCCCCCAAAGACAGCGAGCGGCCGCATATCCCCGCCATTCAGGAGGATGTCTTTCTCTGTGCCGGGGCCGCGGAGGAGACCTTCCAGACCCACTTTGTCTTCCGGGGCTTCCGCTATCTTGAGGTGAGCGGCGTGACCGAGAAACCCACCGCTCTGGTGCAGTCCATGGCCGCATCAGTGGAGAGCGCGGGGGAGTTCTCTTGCTCCGAGCCGCTACTGAATCAGATCCAAGAGGTCACGCGCCGGACCTTTCTCTCCAACCTCTTCTCGGTGCAGTCCGACTGCCCGCACCGGGAGAAGTTCGGCTACGGCGGCGATATTGTCGCCACCCGCGATGCCTTCCTCTACAACTTCGACATGGCCGCGCTCTACGCCAAGATTGTCACGGACTACGCCGATGCCGCGCGCCCCGATGGCTCCCTCCCCGACACGGCACCCTACGTGGGGCTCCAGTACTGTGGGGTCGGCTGGCCCATGGCGTTTCCGCTGCTCCAGACCGAGCTGCTGCGCTACTACGGCGAGACGCGGCTGATCGAGGCACACTACGCCACGCTCGCGCGCTGGCTGGCGGGCACGGACGGTAAGAAGGGCCTCACGGATCATGAAGCGCGTGTTGGAAGCCCAGAAGAAGCCACGCTGCCGCTCCTCTATGCCGAGTGTGCCCGCATGGCGGAGAAACTGGCGCTCCTCCTAGGCAAGCGTGGCGATGCGGCAAAGTGGCGCACGCTAGCCAAGACCACCACCGAGGCCTACCAGCGCGCCTTCCCCGATGCCCCGCCCACGCAGGCCGCCCTCGCCTATGCCCTGGAGTACGGGAAGCTCGATAGCACCGCCGAACAGCGGACGCTGGAGCGCCTGCTCGCGGACCTAAGAGCTCACGAGGGGCATGTGACGACGGGAATCTACGGGACGAAGTTTATGTTCGATGCCCTCTCGCGCCTCGGCCACGCGGAGGCTGCCTACACGTTCGCGACCAAGAAGACCGTGCCGTCGTGGGGCGCGATGATCGCCGGAGGCGCGACCACGCTCTGGGAGCACTGGGAGTTCTCCGACAATACGTTCTCGCACAACCACCCGATGTTTGGCTCGATCAGTGCGTGGTTCTTTGCCTGGCTCGGGGGAATCCAGCCCGCACACGATGCGATTGGCTTCGACAAGATCGAGCTACGTCCGCAGTTTGTGGCCGGACTGACCCAGGTGAAGGCGAGCTACAAGTCCCTCCGAGGGCCGATCAAGGTGGAGTGGCGACGGACAGGCGCAAAGCTGGCGCTGAGTGTTGAGCTGCCTGTCGGCTGCACCGCTACCCTTCATCTCCCCGATGGCACGACAAAAGCACTGGAGAGCGGAAAGCACAGCGTGGTCGTAGCTGCCCCCTGA
- a CDS encoding SIR2 family NAD-dependent protein deacylase, with amino-acid sequence MNTISPLGIGTKYHRAVILTGAGVSVASGLPTYRGPGGLWENDELAKIVHAESIPTRLPELWKLYSERRATALSVGPNAAHLALAEAQKRWPGSVTVITQNVDNLHQRAGSENVIELHGSGLRTRCTQCNLPPFYDEASYDTLPLCPACGAPLRPDVVLFGETLPEQAIVQAAAALRGCDLFLVVGTSSVVIPAAYLLLDAYDAGAHCVSVNIEPSRHENPYLHDEFVGRAEELLPVLLAP; translated from the coding sequence ATGAACACTATTTCTCCACTCGGCATTGGCACCAAGTACCATCGCGCTGTGATCCTGACAGGCGCGGGCGTCTCCGTGGCGTCGGGGCTACCGACCTACCGTGGGCCGGGGGGCTTGTGGGAGAACGACGAGCTCGCTAAGATTGTCCACGCCGAGTCCATCCCCACCCGCCTCCCCGAGCTCTGGAAGCTCTACTCCGAGCGGCGGGCGACCGCGCTCTCTGTGGGGCCAAACGCAGCGCACCTTGCCCTTGCAGAGGCGCAAAAACGCTGGCCGGGCTCGGTGACAGTCATCACACAGAATGTTGATAACTTGCACCAGCGTGCAGGGAGTGAGAATGTCATCGAGCTACACGGCTCGGGCTTGCGGACGCGCTGCACCCAGTGCAACCTGCCGCCCTTCTACGACGAAGCCAGCTACGACACGCTCCCACTCTGCCCAGCGTGTGGCGCGCCCCTGCGCCCCGATGTCGTGTTGTTTGGCGAGACCCTCCCCGAGCAGGCGATTGTACAAGCCGCCGCCGCGCTCCGTGGCTGCGATCTGTTTCTGGTGGTCGGCACCAGTAGTGTCGTGATTCCCGCCGCCTACTTGCTCCTCGATGCCTACGATGCCGGAGCGCACTGCGTCTCGGTCAATATCGAGCCGTCACGCCACGAAAACCCCTACCTCCACGACGAGTTTGTCGGGCGCGCTGAGGAGCTCTTGCCGGTACTCTTGGCCCCCTGA
- a CDS encoding ankyrin repeat domain-containing protein, giving the protein MPYANPLADAVEFGWLEQARACLAQGAPLDWLDTEYDYDLLDVALTSGFIEIAELLLDAGVPLERTRQQGESRLYWIAFCQQPEGVAFLLKHGASLAADVRGWTPLHAICWHSETQGGDPPAQEKIIRLLVAAGAPLEARASSGGTPLHWALAGDVANPSSVRILLELRANPNALDNGGSSPLHYAISEHCVTCVELLLASGANPFVANHYGETPLARAQREVKKREEIAREEPEWQWVADNAKEILALLEAAPTSV; this is encoded by the coding sequence ATGCCCTACGCGAACCCACTTGCGGATGCTGTTGAGTTTGGCTGGCTGGAGCAAGCGAGAGCCTGCCTGGCACAAGGTGCGCCCCTGGACTGGCTTGACACGGAGTATGACTACGACCTGCTCGATGTCGCTCTCACATCGGGGTTTATTGAGATTGCAGAGCTTCTTCTGGACGCGGGCGTGCCCCTGGAGCGCACTCGCCAGCAAGGTGAGAGCCGCCTGTACTGGATTGCCTTCTGCCAGCAGCCCGAGGGAGTAGCTTTCTTACTCAAACACGGTGCGTCGCTTGCCGCAGATGTCCGGGGCTGGACACCGCTCCATGCCATCTGCTGGCACTCGGAGACGCAGGGCGGCGATCCTCCGGCGCAGGAGAAGATCATCCGCCTGCTGGTCGCGGCGGGGGCTCCTCTGGAGGCACGGGCCAGCAGCGGGGGAACGCCACTCCACTGGGCGCTTGCCGGGGATGTTGCCAATCCTAGCAGTGTCCGTATACTGCTGGAGCTGAGAGCCAATCCCAATGCGCTCGACAACGGGGGCAGTAGTCCCCTCCACTACGCCATCTCGGAGCACTGTGTCACGTGTGTGGAGCTACTCTTAGCAAGCGGAGCGAACCCCTTCGTGGCGAATCACTATGGGGAGACACCGCTAGCACGGGCGCAGCGCGAGGTCAAGAAACGCGAAGAAATCGCCCGTGAGGAGCCTGAGTGGCAGTGGGTCGCCGACAACGCAAAGGAGATTCTGGCTCTTTTGGAGGCCGCGCCGACATCTGTTTAG
- a CDS encoding helix-turn-helix transcriptional regulator, translated as MNKPETFATHLRRSRLERGLSQAELAQRVGVSKTTLGNWESERTLPSAPELGSLMEALSLGGQDQRALRRLVALPRALVTLPPQERPPLTGGLLRALRLRRGLTQSEVARRLQMRQGTLAKWEKSEDWPSTERLTALCMVLGAHPAEVEAILGGAFLPQPLPWDASPEWLNEEVDLLRNAVGDKPGQALLDLRFLELEALLQLRAEEPAVRELLWQLWIIHAIYFCYQARYEEALQYTNRLLEIPHDLSKACSAPFQVAAIKKATALLRPLEVPGAYRPRQTRAALSFLLAQQTQIVIPECQAWYWMYLGELFIMDRAYDEAERCIERSNAIPHPDLERIETPEARLLTANHLIDLGKPQEGLTLLDAPILEREANRSPWIRLRRTHYRAKALVELQEVAEADELIRQSYALMEAHQLEVMRGAVDTLAFRMVHLP; from the coding sequence ATGAACAAGCCCGAGACCTTTGCCACGCACCTGCGCCGCTCTCGTCTTGAGCGTGGGCTCTCCCAAGCGGAGCTGGCACAGCGTGTCGGGGTCAGCAAGACCACCCTGGGGAACTGGGAGTCTGAGCGAACACTTCCTAGTGCGCCTGAGCTGGGGAGCCTGATGGAGGCGCTCTCCCTGGGAGGGCAAGACCAGCGAGCTCTCCGTCGGCTCGTCGCGCTCCCCCGGGCTCTGGTCACCCTGCCGCCCCAAGAGCGCCCGCCGCTGACCGGGGGGCTCCTACGGGCACTGCGCCTGCGCCGCGGCCTGACCCAGAGCGAGGTGGCGCGTCGGCTCCAGATGCGCCAGGGCACCCTTGCCAAGTGGGAAAAATCCGAGGACTGGCCCAGCACGGAGCGGCTCACCGCGCTCTGCATGGTCCTCGGTGCCCACCCTGCCGAGGTGGAGGCTATCCTGGGAGGGGCCTTTCTTCCCCAGCCGCTCCCCTGGGATGCCTCCCCCGAGTGGCTCAACGAAGAGGTCGATCTCCTGCGCAACGCGGTCGGGGACAAGCCAGGCCAGGCTCTCCTGGATCTACGCTTCCTGGAGCTAGAGGCGCTGCTACAGCTCCGCGCGGAGGAGCCTGCGGTACGTGAGCTTCTCTGGCAGCTCTGGATTATCCATGCGATCTATTTCTGCTACCAGGCCCGCTACGAAGAAGCCCTCCAGTATACCAACCGTCTCTTGGAGATTCCCCACGATCTGAGCAAGGCCTGTAGTGCTCCTTTTCAGGTTGCGGCGATCAAGAAAGCGACTGCACTGCTACGCCCCCTGGAAGTACCGGGTGCCTACCGGCCCCGCCAGACACGCGCCGCTCTCTCCTTCCTTCTCGCCCAGCAGACACAGATTGTTATCCCAGAGTGCCAAGCATGGTACTGGATGTATCTGGGGGAGCTCTTTATCATGGACCGTGCCTACGACGAAGCGGAGCGCTGTATCGAGCGCTCCAACGCGATCCCGCACCCCGACCTCGAGCGTATCGAGACCCCCGAGGCGCGCTTGCTCACGGCAAACCATCTGATCGACCTGGGAAAGCCGCAAGAGGGGCTGACCCTACTGGATGCCCCGATCCTGGAGAGGGAGGCGAATCGCTCCCCCTGGATTCGGCTCCGTCGTACCCACTACCGGGCGAAGGCGCTCGTGGAGCTACAGGAAGTTGCGGAGGCAGACGAGCTGATCCGCCAGAGCTATGCGCTCATGGAGGCCCATCAGCTTGAGGTAATGCGGGGAGCGGTCGATACCCTTGCCTTCCGCATGGTGCATCTCCCGTAA
- a CDS encoding ArsR/SmtB family transcription factor, with product MESDTILDMQTLERLTPLLRVFSHPLRLRIIDFLETMGTPQRVTDIVNATEGAPQAIVSQQLKILRESGILAAERQGNSVYYSLGQSKGVALLGCIRKVSATDN from the coding sequence ATGGAATCAGACACGATCCTTGACATGCAGACACTGGAGCGCCTCACTCCCCTCCTTCGTGTCTTCTCTCACCCTCTCCGCTTGCGGATTATCGACTTCCTTGAGACTATGGGGACTCCCCAGCGTGTGACCGATATTGTCAATGCGACTGAGGGAGCACCCCAGGCCATTGTCAGCCAGCAGCTGAAGATCCTGCGCGAGAGCGGGATTCTGGCTGCCGAGCGCCAGGGCAATAGTGTCTACTACTCCCTGGGACAGTCCAAGGGGGTGGCGCTACTGGGCTGTATCCGCAAGGTCAGTGCGACAGACAACTAA